The genomic stretch CATCCACCCATCCACCCTCCTACCCATCCACTCTCCCACCCCTCTACTTCAAGTTCTGACTGGGGTGCCAGGCGATGGTGATCTTCTCTAGCCAGCGCACGGAGGAGTCGGCGAGTTTGCCTAGCAGGGCGTAGAGCAAAATGGCGACTACCACCACATCGGTCTGCATAAATTCGCGGGCGTTCATGGCCATATAGCCAATGCCGGAGCTGGCGGCAATCGTCTCGGCCACAATCAGGGTGAGCCACATGTTGCCGAGGGCGTAGCGCAGGCCCACCAGCATGCTGGGCAGGGCACCGGGCAAAATAATTTGCGAGAATAGCTGGCGGCGGCTGAGGCCATAGACGCGGCCCATTTCAATCAGCCCGGGGTCGATGGCGCGAATGCCGTAGAAGGTATTGACGTAGATGGGAAACAGTACCCCCAGGGCCACCAAAAAAATGCGGGCTTCGTCGCCGATGCCAAACCACAAAATCACCAGGGGAATCATCGCCAGGTGGGGGATGTTGCGAATCATTTGAATGGAGCTATCAGCAAGCAACTCGGCGGGGCGAGAGACGCCGTTCAAAACGCCAAAAAAGAGGCCAATGCTGCCGCCGATCAAGAACCCCACCACGGCCCGCCAGGCGCTAATGGTCACATGCTTAAACAGTTCGCCGCTGAGGGTGAGGCGAATGGCCGCCTGCACCACCTCGGTCGGGGCGGGCAAAATGCGGCTGTTGATCAACCCGATCTGGGCCAAGACTTGCCACAGCAGAATTAGGGCGATGGGCACCACCCAGGGAATGATGTTATCCCAGGGAACCCGGGCGAGCAGATCAGAAGGTGTATCTCTACGGTGGATGGTTTGCATGGTTCAAGCGTTGTCAGAGTATGAGTAACAACCGGGGCCGGAAAATGCGGTGTTTATACCCACTAGCGTTGGGTATAGGTTTCTAACCCTGCTGTGGCGGGGCAGAGAACTTCACTGACCTCTAGTTCTTTAGGGATGGCTTTTTGGGAGTACATCCAGTCGGCACGGTCCTGTAGGTCGGTTAGCACTTGGTCAGTAAGGGGATGGATCGTTTCAACCTGCTTGCGAGTGCCGAGCTGATTGACGACGGGAAGTGCGAGGTCTGTCGATGCGCCAAAGGCCTTGGCAGCTTCTTCGGGGTTGTTGGCGGCCCAGTCGGCCTCTTTGACAATTTCGGCAAACGTGGCCTCAACTACCGCAGGCTTTTGGGCTAGGGTGTTTTGGTGTACCACGTAGAGGCCGTAGTGGGAGGCGGCTTCGCCGGAGGCGATGGAGCGCAGCTCATGCTCTACTTCGGCGATCGCCACATTGGGCTCCCACACTGACCAGGCATCGACATGGCCCTGGGTGACGGCGGGTAGGGCATCGGTGGGGCCAAGGTAAACCCGCTCAACCTGTTCCACAGGAACGTTGGCATCGGTTAGAACTCGCAGCAAAAGGTGCTCGCCCCAGCCACCGCGATTAACCGCAACTTTTTTGCCCACAAGGTCCTGGAGCGACTGAATGGGCGAGTCGGCAGCGACCAGGATGGCTTCAGCTTCAGGAATGGGAGCCTGGTAGGCCAGCACACAGACGGGGGTACCCCCTACCAATCCTGAAATGCCGGGGATATCGCCTCCGGCGCTGATGTCTACAGAGTTGGCATTGAAGGCTTCTAACACCGGGGCAAAGGCGGGAAATGGCCCCACCCATTCCACCTGAATGTTTTGCTTGGCGAGTTCTGCCTCTAGCACGCCCCGTTGGCGAATGATGGGTAACAGCCCCCAGCGCACGTAGCCAATGCGAATGGTCTCAGGGGCAGCGTTGGTCGGGGCGGCGGCAGATTCGGCAGTGGAGGCTGAGGGCTGGGTGGCGTTGTCGGTCGAGGCCGCACATCCCCCGATCGCCAGTCCTGCTACGACGACAGCGGCCAGGGTTTTGAAGGTCGACTGTTGTAGCCAAACGGTCGGTCGGTGATAGCGGGTCATACGGAAACTCCTGGGGTATAAAACTCTGGAGCAAATAATTTTGGAGCAGACAACTCCGCACCCGGTGCCCTGGGCAATGCCAGGTGATCGCGCAGGGTATTGCCGCTGTAGCTCTGGCGAAATAGCCCCCGCCGCTGCAGCTCGGGCACGACCGTTTCTACAAAGTCGATGAAGGCACCGGGCAAGTAGGCGGGGGAGATCATAAACCCGTCGCAGGCATCGGCTTGGAAGAAGGCTTCGAGCTGATCGGCGATCTGGGTGGGGGTGCCTACGATTTGGGGGATGAGTACGCTGGCCCCGTAGCGCTGGCCAATCTCGGCCAGGGTGGTGCCTTCGGCGCTGAGGTGCTGTACCAAATCCCAAATGCCGCGCATGCCCTGGATATCTAACTCTTTTAAGGGCTGGTCGAGGGGATGCTGGGAAAAGTCGTAGTTGAGATGGTTAGAGAGGGTCGAGAGACCTACCAGGGGGTTGACCAGGTTGTTGTGTTCAGCTTGCTTTTGACGGGCGATCGCCTCGGTTTCGCCCACAAAGGGCATCGCCCCCAGCAAGATTTTGCACTGCTCGGGCGATCGCCCCTGGGCCTGCACGCGCCCCTTGAGATCGCTGTAGAACTGCTGCGCCTGGGCCAGGGTGGGCTGAATGGCAAACACCACCTCGGCCCAGCGGGCGGCAAACTCGCGCCCCCGACCCGACGCTCCCGCCTGGATTAGCACCGGCTTTCCCTGGGGGCCAGGCGGCACATTCAGCGGCCCCCGCGACTGAAACCAGTCGCCCTGGTGGTGGATGTAGCTCACCTTGTCGGGGTCGGCGAAGATGCCCCGCTCCCGGTCAAGCACCAGGGCATCGGTCTGCCAGCTTTCCCACAGTTGGCAGGCCACCTCTAGAAACTCATCGGCGCGATCGTAGCGCTGGTCGTGCTCTAGGTGGGTTTTGACGCCAAAGTTTTGGGCCTCGCCATCGTTCACTGAGGTGACGATATTCCAGGCGACGCGGCCATAGGTGAGGTGGTCGAGGGTGGCAAAGCTGCGGGCCACGCTGTAGGGGTGAGCATAGGTGGTGGAGACGGTGGCCCCCAGTCCCAGGTTCTGGGTAGTAGGGGCGATCGCTGCCAGCAGCGGTAGGGGATCTAGCCGCACAGCATCTTGATCGCCGTAGCGCACCCCCACATCAAAGCTGTGGCCGTAGCTCTCAGATACCGCCAGCCGATCGGCAAAAAACAGCAGATCAAACTTGCCCCGCTCCAACACCTGGGCGATTTGCTGATACGCCTCGGGCCGCAAAAAGTCGAAGCGCGACCGAGGGTGCCGCCATAGCGCGTGGCTGTGGGCCACAGGCCCCGCAATCATAAATGCCGCTAGATGGAGTTGGCGCATGGGCTTTGGCCTGCTAAATCCTGCTGAGTCTTATAAACCTAAGGTCTGGCGAAATCTGCGCAGCTCTAGCCGTAAAAATCGGGGGTGGGTAGCTCTCGGTTGAGCGCCCAGTTGCCCACCGCGCGAATTTTGTAGTCGACTGGGTCGTGCAGGGTGAAGGTGCGGAGGTTGCGCCAGTAGCGGTCAAAGCCGTAGTCGGCAGAGGTGGCGCGGGTGCCCATGACATCAAAAATTTTGTTGACCAGGGCCAGGCCGTTTTGAGTGACAAAGGCTTTGGCGGTGGCAATGGCCACGGCGCATTCGCCCCGCTCTTCGGCGGTGAGGGCATAGCCCTTTTCCCAGGCGGCCTGCA from Nodosilinea sp. FACHB-141 encodes the following:
- the ssuC gene encoding aliphatic sulfonate ABC transporter permease SsuC, giving the protein MQTIHRRDTPSDLLARVPWDNIIPWVVPIALILLWQVLAQIGLINSRILPAPTEVVQAAIRLTLSGELFKHVTISAWRAVVGFLIGGSIGLFFGVLNGVSRPAELLADSSIQMIRNIPHLAMIPLVILWFGIGDEARIFLVALGVLFPIYVNTFYGIRAIDPGLIEMGRVYGLSRRQLFSQIILPGALPSMLVGLRYALGNMWLTLIVAETIAASSGIGYMAMNAREFMQTDVVVVAILLYALLGKLADSSVRWLEKITIAWHPSQNLK
- a CDS encoding aliphatic sulfonate ABC transporter substrate-binding protein, whose translation is MTRYHRPTVWLQQSTFKTLAAVVVAGLAIGGCAASTDNATQPSASTAESAAAPTNAAPETIRIGYVRWGLLPIIRQRGVLEAELAKQNIQVEWVGPFPAFAPVLEAFNANSVDISAGGDIPGISGLVGGTPVCVLAYQAPIPEAEAILVAADSPIQSLQDLVGKKVAVNRGGWGEHLLLRVLTDANVPVEQVERVYLGPTDALPAVTQGHVDAWSVWEPNVAIAEVEHELRSIASGEAASHYGLYVVHQNTLAQKPAVVEATFAEIVKEADWAANNPEEAAKAFGASTDLALPVVNQLGTRKQVETIHPLTDQVLTDLQDRADWMYSQKAIPKELEVSEVLCPATAGLETYTQR
- a CDS encoding LLM class flavin-dependent oxidoreductase, with the translated sequence MRQLHLAAFMIAGPVAHSHALWRHPRSRFDFLRPEAYQQIAQVLERGKFDLLFFADRLAVSESYGHSFDVGVRYGDQDAVRLDPLPLLAAIAPTTQNLGLGATVSTTYAHPYSVARSFATLDHLTYGRVAWNIVTSVNDGEAQNFGVKTHLEHDQRYDRADEFLEVACQLWESWQTDALVLDRERGIFADPDKVSYIHHQGDWFQSRGPLNVPPGPQGKPVLIQAGASGRGREFAARWAEVVFAIQPTLAQAQQFYSDLKGRVQAQGRSPEQCKILLGAMPFVGETEAIARQKQAEHNNLVNPLVGLSTLSNHLNYDFSQHPLDQPLKELDIQGMRGIWDLVQHLSAEGTTLAEIGQRYGASVLIPQIVGTPTQIADQLEAFFQADACDGFMISPAYLPGAFIDFVETVVPELQRRGLFRQSYSGNTLRDHLALPRAPGAELSAPKLFAPEFYTPGVSV